The genomic window GTGACGAGACCGACCCCGAAACGAGGGACAGCACGGGTAAGGTGCAACGGTCCCGTCACGCGGCACTCCGGTCACCCGGAGCACTCCGAGATTACTGACCGTTCCCCAAAGGCCTGTCGACACGACCAACCCCGCGTATCTTCGCACCCCCGAACAACAGGGTTCGGGAGTCCAAACCCGGCAGTACGCATCACCGAACTACAGTAATGCCAGTGGAAATACCTATGAACGCCCGGGCAATGTTTCTCTGTAGTAGTATGGAGCACGTGGGTGATCGGGGAGAGAAGAAGGAACTCCGGAAGGAGCACCCCAGCGGGTGGCTCTACCTCACGCAGCACGACGCGATCCCGATCCTTGTAGACGCGTTGCTCGATCTTCCACCGAACCGCGAGTTCAACAAAACCGAACTCGCAGAACACGCTGGCGTCACGCGACAGACCGTCGGCATCTACACTGACATCCTCCTTGAGGTCGAACTCATCGAGGAGATCCCGGACACGTCTCCGCGTCGATACCGGGTCGCAGACAGCGACGTCGTCCGCGAACTCTTCAAGTTGAACAGCGCGCTCAACAGCGTCGGCGACAAGTAGCAACAGTCCGCGAGGAACAGGAGGAGTCGATAAGGGCTGAAATCCATCTGGGTTCGTTCTCGTGTACATGAGCACGTACGCACTCACGTACCTGAGTACGTACACGACCACCGACCCGCGTATCTGTCGCTTAAACCACGCATAGGCGTACGACCGGACGCACTCATGGACAGCACCGAACTCGACTCTCTCGACCGCATCGAACTCGGTCACCGTATCAACACCGCAGAATCCAAAATAATGGCGCGCGCCTACCATACCGGCCGCGACGGGTTCGAACCCGTAATCGTACATGGTGACCGGCGGACCAACTGGGGAGCGTTCATCAACGGCGACGAACTCAGCATCCCAGGAGGCACACTCACCCCGTCAACCGACAGTACAAACGACTGTAGGTTAGCAGACGTGGTGAAACCTACGACGATTCGGAGAGTCGTGGACAAGCTCGTGACTCGGGACGGGCTCACACGCGACGAAGCCCGCGCAGGGATGCTGTACGACGCGTTCGATTCGTCCGCGGGCGAAGTTGCTGACCGGGTCGGGATCAACGAGGACAACGTCGAATCGGTCGTCACGACAGCAAATGCGAAACTCTCTGGTGAGGTGTCACTGAAGGGGTCGGAGCAACTCGTGTCCACGGTCTCTGTTGACCCGGCGGACGCACGCTAACCCGGTATCTGTCTCTTAAACCGAACGTGCCGGTACGTCCGCGTGTAGTCATGGAACTGGAAGATCACCGCGAACACGAACTCGTCAAGGACCGACTCTTACTGACAGCGGGCGTCGGAGCGCTCGTCGGCGCGTCACTCGCGTCGCTCGTCACGTACCTGGTGCTCACCGCACCGACCGGCACAGCCGTCACGACCGGCCCCGCGGTCCCGGACGTGCCCGCCGAAGTGTGGGCCCCGGTTGCCGCGTTCGCCGGTCTCGCATGGGCGTGTTACGGGTACGTGCAGGTGCGCGGCGAGTGGCGGGATCTCGGGGTTCTCGACTCGTGACCACGGGCAAGCAACTCCCCAACGACGCGGTCGGAGACGTCGTCTCGCTCGAAATCGGCCCGCTGCACGGTGAAGTGAAAATCCACTCGTACGAACCCGAGTGGACCACAGTCATAACCCAACCGCGTACACGTCCGCGCCAGCTCCCGCACGTCAAACCGCAAAGAGGGAATCGTCGGGACTGTCGAGTTCACCGTAACGGAAGGGGAGTGGCGGGAACTGAACCGCTCGGTGCGAACGGAGAATTGACCGTGCTTGACAGGCTCCGTACGGCCGTGCAGGCGGTTCCGGGCGGCGCGTATGAATCGCTCGCGTGCGTGCGGCGCGTACGAAGTGGCGGCACTGGCGGCTCGTGAGAGCCTACATGCGCGTCGCACACGAACGACGAGGGAACGGCCGCACGTCGGTGCGCGGCGGGTTCGTCAACCACCTAATTGCGCTCGACCAGCTGCAGCAAGACGGACTCCTCACCATTGAGGACGGCGACGTCGAATGGCAGTGGCCGGACGAGTGAATCGGTACTCCCTTCTCCCAGTATTCCGACTCTCCAGGCGTGACGTTCGACTCCGGTGACCGCGTCCGGATCGACATCCCCGACGAGACGGACGTTGACCATGACCTGCACGGTGAGCACGGCCGCGTCGTCGAAGTGATCAGTGACGACGGAAGCACAGTGACCGGCCGCGACGCTGACAACGACTTGTACCGCGTCGCGTTGGACGGCGGGCGGACGGTGGACGTTCGGGCGCGGGACGTGCGACCACCACTCGACGACGCGTGAGCGACCGGATTCTCTGTCACTGACCGGGGTGGGCGGCTGTTCTCAACGGTATCGACACCAGCGCGTGTCCTATCACTACTTTCTCCAAGTAGTAATGCGGGGAAACCCGGGGGTGGGTGGATGGGGGTGGGGAGGGGGATGTTTAAGAGAGGGGGTGCCCCCTCCCCCCATTACCATACCCCCGTGTAACCCCGCATTATACAGAGGAGAATCAACCCGCACCGAATGTGACCGTCACTCAGACTCCCCGGCACGTTCGATTCCGTCGTCAGTGATTTCGTGCAACCCACCCCCGATGTTTGTGACTAACCCGGCCGCTGACAGCATTTGTAACCGGTTCTGGACGTATTGGCGGCTATAGTCGAGTTCTTCAGAGAGATTCTTCGGGAGATTACGTCCCCATGGGCGTCCCTCGTTCCGTCCATCGAGTAGTGCGGTGAGGATGCTCTGGTCGGCGTCGTTGAGCTCGTGCATGTCTGTGTGTGAGTCGTTGTCGACACAACTTGACGTACACGGTTGACCGTGCAAACACTGTTCGCGTGCAAACAGTGGTTACTCTCGGTCTTGTTCAACGGCTGTTTCCAGCTGGAAGAGCGGCTGCACGTCGCTTTCAGCGTACTCGCGGACGGCGTCGATTTCCTCCGATGTGGCTTCACCGCTGAGGATTTTCAACCCGAGCTCCGGCATGTCTGCGCCGGTAATCACGTCGCCGTTCAGCGTGGTTTCGACGGTGTCGATATCGTGGTACTGCAGCGCGGATTCCAGTTTGACGTTGTACCCGGCTTGCCGTTTCACCTGGATAAAGAGATCGTGGTGATCGACGGCGTCGAGAACGAGCTGCAGGTCGTCGTACGTGGTGTAGTGCCCGCGGCACTCTCGCGTGGTGACGCGGGCGCGGTGCCGGATCACGGGAAGGTCGTAATAGTCGCCGTTGAACGTTACGAGGCGGGCGGGCCGGCGGTCCCGGATCCATTCGATCACGTCATCAATCAACTTGCGTTCGTCGCACAGCGTAGATCCGGGACGTATCAGAACGTCAGTCTCGACCGTTCCGTCCGGGTCCCGGTACCCGACCGGGACAGCGAACAAGCACCAGTGAGTCGGGTCAGAGAATTCGATGTCCGGCTGCGGAACGAGGTTAATCGTCTCAATGTCGAATGCGACCGCTCCGGTGAGGTCCGAGCGGCCACGGAAGCGCGGCGTCGGGTGCGTGGACGTGCGTTGTTGACTCATAGTTGTTGCTAACTCAAATATACTACTTAAAAGACAGCCAAACGGAGTGAAAGTAGAAATGCAGAATTCGGGTGGCAGAAGGCACTATACCCAAGAATTTAAGTGAGTTAACGACTAATAGTAAGATAAGAATGAGCACGGCAACAATCCAAGAGTACCGTGACCGACTTGACCCGGTAAACTACCTGCCTAACCGGGAGGACGCGGTGGATGCGGGCGTCTCACCGGCAGCGTGGCGGTTCGCACGGGCAGTGCTTGACGTGATCGACGCGGGGCAGTACCGTCGAGCTGCGATTGCCGCGTCAGCGGTGTACGTCGCTGACGTCGCTGCGACCGGTGAGGATCGTGTGTCTCAAACGTCGCTGGCGGAGTTATTCGGGTGCAGTGACAACGGGGTGCGTCGGCATATGCAGCTGGTCGCTCAGACCGCGACCAGTAAGCTTGACGTGTCGGGGTTCGACGTGGACGAGTCCGTGATTCGGCACGTTGCTCGGACCGGGCGTGTCACGGGTCTATCCCTATAATCTCCCGGGCACGGTTGAGTCGGTCCAGCCGTTCCTTCTCGTCGTCACTGTACGTGTCTCGGACGTGCTGGGTTAGTTCAACAGGGTCAGTGACGTTCTCCTCAGTAATGAGTTCGTGGACGAGTTCCCCGCGGTCCGTGATTCGATAGGCTTCGATTCCCCCGACTCGTTCAGCGAATCCGTGCCAATACATGCGGTACAAGATTTCTCCAGTGTATTCAGGGCGAATGCCTTGTTTTTCGTAATCGTACGGGAGTTCATCGGGAGAGTCACCGATTTCACTTGGGACAACGACATCTTGCTCGTTGAGTGCTATGAACCCGT from Natrinema versiforme includes these protein-coding regions:
- a CDS encoding 3'-5' exonuclease, whose product is MSQQRTSTHPTPRFRGRSDLTGAVAFDIETINLVPQPDIEFSDPTHWCLFAVPVGYRDPDGTVETDVLIRPGSTLCDERKLIDDVIEWIRDRRPARLVTFNGDYYDLPVIRHRARVTTRECRGHYTTYDDLQLVLDAVDHHDLFIQVKRQAGYNVKLESALQYHDIDTVETTLNGDVITGADMPELGLKILSGEATSEEIDAVREYAESDVQPLFQLETAVEQDRE